A window of Bombina bombina isolate aBomBom1 chromosome 5, aBomBom1.pri, whole genome shotgun sequence genomic DNA:
ttctttttatgtagacaaacacgtcaatagttcatatctatccttcactacagaaagcatcagaatgataccgcaaactccaatagtcttggacaccaatgactattcacaaacattggggatatcacagcagatatttaaaggagatggtgaattggcaggaactgggcagcaatcattatttACAGatagtaatttagtcatcaaacaagaggacaacatttctgACTTACCTAGAGAAATTATTATCCCCGAGGATAAACCAAATACATTTACTGAGATTTCAAAACATAGAAAAGAAGGGAacagtctacagtctagccaaatgattcatacaaaggagcaacctttcaaatgtacagaatgtgagaaaagctttagatggaagtctaaTCTACTAAAAcactacaaaattcacacaggtgagaaaccacacacatgtactgagtgcagcaaatgttttacacgaatggataatctgaaaattcatgaaaagattcacacaggagaaaagccagtGGGAGTGATTGGTATATGATAGGCAGGCAAGGCAAGGTTccaatattaaataaaatttattaaaatgtcaaAAAGATAAAAACAGGAACCATAAGGTAGGGTATGCTAGCAGCCCTCCTTACAcaattgcaacacgtttctcagcgctTCAGAACGCTGTTTAATGAGGCATACGATACAGGCTGTTAATGGCCTTTAAATACACAAAGCCTTACCaatcaaaaatacaataaaaaaatgcagACACCTAGGAACTGCCCCCCCAGAGGAGAGTTCCCAGCAGCTTAACCCTTTGTTTGAAGTGCATATTTAATTACCTTAATTGCCTCCATATATTGCAATTAAAAAGCTATGAAAATAgcgatattatataaatgtacataacaatttatatataaaataaatatatgtatatacatacaaattatcATAGGCATACAAACAATAGTATATGTCAAAGTTTTGCAATTACCCATCGGTACTCATACTCCTTCAGATGTTGTCATCATCAAAACGATTCTAGTTCATATAAAAAAGAGTTTTATATGAACTAGAATCGTTTTGATGCGTTGCAATTGTGTAAGGAGGGCTGCTAGCATACCCTACCTTATGTTtcctgtttttatctgtttttgatCCAGAGTCCCAGTGTTCCTGTATCAGGGAGAttagtgagctgggttgctgtcaaatgtccagcctgtgtctaatagcactgtctgagtgctccatgAAAATGTGGGTACCCTGGATTGGGGATCCTTGTATGATTATCCTGTTTCTATACTGGTACACACAGAGGTCTCTCTTTTTTCTTCACTTCttcagcttgtgcaatgttaacctctcttgcccagaatacagatgtacttgttccctggctgagaactttATCCACACTCACCTTGTTTCATAGGGCCCTATAACTTCTTTTCATCAGTaatcagtaatttagtttactgtgaggtagtaatgtttacattctatgttatgcttttttaatttgtgatttacaggtaaataaatttaaaaatacaaaacggaagaaatttttgagtataaaaaaagtttttttatttagatggattatattataaagaataaacagtcttattttccttcattccatttctttttatgtagacaaacacgtcaatagttcatatctatccttcactacagaaagcatcagaatgataccgcaaactccaatagtcttggacaccaatgactattcacaaacattggggatatcacagcagatatttaaaggagatggtgaattggcaggaactgggcagcaatcattatttACAGatagtaatttagtcatcaaacaagaggacaacatttctgACTTACCTAGAGAAATTATTATCCCCGAGGATAAACCAAATACATTTACTGAGATTTCAAAACATAGAAAAGAAGGGAacagtctacagtctagccaaatgattcatacaaaggagcaacctttcaaatgtacagaatgtgagaaaagctttagatggaagtctaaTCTACTAAAAcactacaaaattcacacaggtgagaaaccacacacatgtactgagtgcagcaaatgttttacacgaatggataatctgaaaattcatgaaaagattcacacaggagaaaagcctttcacatgtacagagtgtggaaaaagattTACACAAAAGCAGTGTCtcaaaactcatgaaaggattcacacaggagaaaaacctttcacatgtagagagtgtggaaaaagttttacacaaatgaattgtctgaaaactcatgaaatgattcacacaggagaaaagcctttcaaatgtacagagtgtggaaaatgttttacagataagagtcatctgaaaagtcatgaaagaattcacacaggggaaaagccgttcacatgtacagagtgtggaaaaagttttacaaaaaagggtgaactgaaaagtcatgaaaggattcacacaggagaaaagcctttcaaatgtacagagtgtggaaaacgttttacagaTAAGAGTCAGctgaaaaaacatgaaaggattcacacaggagaaaggcCTTTCACATGTACCGAGTGTGGagaaagttttacacgaatggattatctgaaaactcatgaaaggagtcacacaggggaaaagcctttcacatgtacagagtgtggaaaaagttttacacaaaagcctgagctgaaaaagcatgaaaggattcacacaggggaaaagcctttcacatgtacagagtgtggaaaaagttttacagaaaagagtagtctgaaaaaacatgaaaggtttcacacaggggaaaagcctttcacatgtacagagtgtggaaaaagttttacacgaatggatactctgaaaactcatgaaaggattcacacaggcgaaaagcctttcacatgtacagagtgtggaaaaagttttacagaaaagagtagtctgaaaaaacatgaaagctttcacacaggggaaaagcctttcacatgtacagagtgtggaaaaagttttaggtTAAGGAGAagactgaaaactcatgaaatgattcacacaggggaaaagcctttcacatgtacagagtgtggaaaaagttttacagaaaaaggtagtctgaaaaaacatgaaaggattcacacaggggaaaaggctttcacatgtacagagtgtggaaaaagttttatacaaaagagtgatctgaaagttcatgaaaggattcacaggggatgaaacctttcacatgtttagaaagtggaaaaaaggtttttattgaaatcaggtatcGCAGAAcagcaaatatttacacacaaataaactttatatacacagtgtacaaacctttttacaattatcacAAAGAGGAccaactctctaaatagaagcatcaaaaaagATCCTATTGTAAATATTACTttctaatcccagttataaaagccccagattggaagtgctctcctgctgtcctttgttcctctatatatgtgcacctcagtttctctcataacaatgtgatagaatccaaacaccacacaggaatatacagatctgtcctcatactgcccagtttacacaaccattcccccccaaagcacccccagtgttgtttattaatatgccagtgttaggagttatacatttgatttacataggggatgaaataattacatttacagaataaagagtctttataaaattaaacaagaacatcagtctcaaatgattgacatctaggagatatatttaatgtgcacatcatgtggataaaccttgtCTTATAGCAATAGATACTTAGCATTGtatatgttatataccagaggaattactgaggggaaactgattttatttaatgagacacaatatcagtaaccggtacatatgtgatcataatcagtttaatttaaatggctactataacctaacctacatgtatactgggtatgtaatatgtgtgtcatgtgatcataatcagtttaatttaaatggctactataacctacatgtatactgggtatgtaatatgtgtgtcatgtgattgtagggttacttcttttgttccttagctctgctctggctgataagggtgcggcacacgttttcttcagggccctggggtgaccactgaaatcacacacacatgcaactgagtgttttcacaagagtcccactttattgaagaacacacaaagaatttatagtgatgtatacgtcatacatgaggtcacaggaaatatataaaaaacgtagttaacttcacatctgcataaggggcccacaggaaataagaatgttgttatagcacataacagaatatgcccatataaccatttgtagagaggatcatatattggaaccatatgttacaacttatacaaaaagaaacttgtggaatgctgctttataaacatttgatacacgatttaaagttaccctcaatatgcttaatatgtgagattcaaattacccatctaacataatatatattatatatatatatatatatatatatacacacatatatatatatatatatatatatatatatatatatatatatatatatatatatatatatatatacatatacacatacacatatatatatatacccatcattcccctctttgatcacatcgtgatcacataacctgtaatgttcctacaatataaactatctgggtctacctctaattaaattttgcagttgaactttttctgcatcttgtatcatacctgatattttctttcgtaaagtacaagacatgtaacagttaaacaatgttaataatagtaaacaaaatacaataatgaGCAGAGGATAAAAAGCAAATTTAACCATTTTTGTCCCAGTGGGGGACCATCCTGTCAAAAAATCATACCAATGATGGCTTAAATCTTGTTGTATTTTTGATGAAACAGTTaaaaatttgtttttaacaaaatgggtTTGTATTTCCCCATGAGAGATAGCTTTAGCATGTCCTTGTAAGTGAGTGAACATTTCTTTTTGACCTTCCATTAATTGAAGGATGGTAGAAACAGGTAACTGATAAGAAGAAATAGGTAGGGCATAGGGTGCAAAGAAAGTATGTTCGTGAAAAGTAAGTACAGGGTGCAGAAAGTAACTATTATCATCCCAAgtcaaaaagctaacattaaacacaCAGCCAGAAAATGGTAGCTGACTGTCAATAATAGGAATGTCAACTGGCACACTTGTAGACATACACACAGTTTGAGGGGCTGTCTCTAGCATGACAGAAAAACTCTGGATATATCTGCCACGTACAAGAATTAATCTCAGATGCTAATAAACAGGGTTCAAAGATTGGGGAGGCATGTCTACAAGCTAAACCATGATCAGTTCTATCACAATGCTCAAGGGATGTGGTGGTGTTTTCAGCAGGGattatatatttaccaataaaTGTAGGTTTCCACCACGTCCAATTAGAATGTAAGAGATTAAAAACTGGATGAGGTAAAGCAAAAAATTTACAAGCTAATTTAACAACATCAGGTGTGTAGGCAGTAATTGATACTAGACAATAGTGTTTTGAAACATAACCATTATGTTCCCATTCAACGCACTTTACACTAGAAGTGTCAATATTCAACCATACATTATGCTTGGGGTTATCTAATTCTAACAAGGTGCGTAGTTTATCACTCTTAGGGAACATAAGAAtgttttctaaatctaaacgttgttgactcatatatacataacgtAAACCACAAAggctccaactactactatcagaGACTAAATTCTCTACGGCCATTGTGatgttattcaaatatttatacatactagaTTCAAGTTGTAAACCCTTTCGTTGAGGTTCATATATAGTAGGAGCCCATTGACCTGTCAAATGTAATGCTGACCCAATATCTGCACCAGCAGTTGATATTTTGTTACGTATAATTTCACTATCAATACCATTAAGAACACCTAAAGTTACACCAGTTCCTCCTAACAAAGTATCATACCTCTCACGTGGTCTGCGTGACGGGCGACATAAGGAGACATCTGGGgtagaaatattcagggaaatgtgtaccatatgggagaatgttgtagtatttacacaagtgtggggaaggggtattgtgtgtaactgtgtaatactgggtgttgtgtgtggattacaaaagtgtataaaaccaccatgcacactttctgaggaactacCCTTTCTAAACCGTGTACTCATAAATACAAGATATGTATTCTGAGGCCATGTAATCACTGTAGTTTGATTTCCACCATCCTGTAttgttgttatgttaggcattgttAGATTGTTACGATAaagaaaagatagaaaatattGTATGTTACCGAATATTTTTGTATCTTGTTCATGTGTACTTGAACGTGAATTCATTCTGAAACTAAATTTATTTGGCATTCCcataaaacggggggggggggggaagatctgACAAGAGGTAGCTTGTATAGTTGATATAAGACATAACTTGCATGCTACATTGTTGTATATCATTGTGTGgggttaatgttaatatatttgaaatgttattgtaacatagatttTTTGATGCAGATTCCAAAATAAATACTTCACATTTTTCTTCGATATTACACCATTTTGGATCCCTACCTTCTAGGTTTATGCTATAATTATGTATAGCATCAccataccaagcaaacaaattataacatttgaCAGTTACACGGGGTGTCCTATGTAATGGTGCAAACCTTTTTGGTCTTACTAAAAGATTagagttattatttgttttaaatagttcacaaataggtgtaaagtgttcagcatcttcaggtgagtaataacatgccgttattaatactattgggatatacacaaagatcaatatccccattaggaaaaggaagatcttgcaggaatgtcttggatccatgattgagatcgtcatcctggtctttg
This region includes:
- the LOC128659884 gene encoding oocyte zinc finger protein XlCOF6-like, with translation MIPQTPIVLDTNDYSQTLGISQQIFKGDGELAGTGQQSLFTDSNLVIKQEDNISDLPREIIIPEDKPNTFTEISKHRKEGNSLQSSQMIHTKEQPFKCTECEKSFRWKSNLLKHYKIHTGEKPHTCTECSKCFTRMDNLKIHEKIHTGEKPFTCTECGKRFTQKQCLKTHERIHTGEKPFTCRECGKSFTQMNCLKTHEMIHTGEKPFKCTECGKCFTDKSHLKSHERIHTGEKPFTCTECGKSFTKKGELKSHERIHTGEKPFKCTECGKRFTDKSQLKKHERIHTGERPFTCTECGESFTRMDYLKTHERSHTGEKPFTCTECGKSFTQKPELKKHERIHTGEKPFTCTECGKSFTEKSSLKKHERFHTGEKPFTCTECGKSFTRMDTLKTHERIHTGEKPFTCTECGKSFTEKSSLKKHESFHTGEKPFTCTECGKSFRLRRRLKTHEMIHTGEKPFTCTECGKSFTEKGSLKKHERIHTGEKAFTCTECGKTFYSKTLLLNHKILHTGEKLFTCTECGKSFTQKSDLKTHERSHTGKKPFMCTECGKKCAKRFTQKSDLKNHERIHTGEKPFTCTECGNFFTAKSDLKRHERIHTGEKPFTCTECSKCFTQIHHLKTHERIHTGEKSFTCTECGKSFTEKSTLKIHERIHTGEKPFTCRECGKSFTQISGLKSHERIHTEEKPFTCTECGKSFTQISSLKSHKSIHTGEKSFTCAECGISFIQMSSLKYHVSIHTGEKPFTCTECGKSFTRKSDLKNHERIHTGEKPFTCTECGIFFAAKSNLKNHERIHTREKSFTCAECGISFIQMSSLKYHVSIHTGEKPFICTECGKSFTQKSDLKNHERIHTGEKPFTCTECGKSFTHMSTLKTHERIHKGRNLSHV